A stretch of the Parachlamydia acanthamoebae genome encodes the following:
- a CDS encoding magnesium transporter: protein MRLNFSEGLTQKELDTPIGYYVVEVETAFYDNLTIGELLESLQGKKITHEVPYFYTIDHTNRLLGIVVTRDILFSQHEAKLSDICRRGVISVSQDESLRHALKLMAQHELIAIPVTDLEGRLCGLFELPAKMSVNHHKHAPYREKKQIKELFQLVGLSVELGKLTSSIQEFRYRMPWLLCNLAAGLICALIASHFHMVLHEFIVIAMFIPLVLTLGESVSMQSMALSLQFLHYKQIPWKRVFKRVVVEWGTAILLGITCGILIGCVYFFWDHRYQPLIAIALSIIFSMLAVTTFGSLLPIVLHSISLDPKVAAGPVVLMLTDIVVTAIYLGISSSFLLYGSGKI from the coding sequence GTGCGATTGAATTTTTCCGAAGGATTGACCCAAAAGGAATTAGATACACCCATTGGTTATTATGTTGTGGAAGTCGAAACAGCCTTCTATGACAATTTAACGATTGGTGAATTATTGGAGTCACTGCAAGGGAAAAAAATCACGCATGAAGTGCCTTATTTCTACACGATTGATCATACGAACAGGTTACTTGGAATCGTTGTGACTCGCGATATTCTATTTAGTCAACATGAAGCCAAGCTTAGCGATATATGTCGCAGGGGAGTTATCAGTGTTAGCCAGGATGAATCTCTCAGACACGCATTAAAGCTGATGGCTCAGCATGAGCTGATTGCCATTCCTGTGACCGATTTGGAGGGCAGGCTTTGCGGATTATTTGAATTACCAGCAAAGATGTCGGTTAATCACCATAAACATGCTCCTTACCGTGAAAAAAAGCAAATAAAAGAGCTTTTTCAGCTGGTTGGTCTATCGGTTGAGTTGGGTAAATTAACATCGAGTATTCAAGAATTTCGTTATCGTATGCCATGGTTGCTTTGTAATTTAGCTGCAGGCTTGATTTGTGCATTGATTGCCAGTCATTTTCACATGGTTTTGCATGAATTTATTGTGATTGCCATGTTTATTCCCTTGGTCTTAACTCTGGGGGAGTCTGTCTCAATGCAATCGATGGCTTTAAGTTTGCAATTTTTACATTACAAACAAATTCCCTGGAAAAGAGTTTTTAAGCGGGTTGTTGTGGAATGGGGAACGGCTATTTTATTAGGCATAACCTGTGGAATCTTGATCGGCTGTGTCTACTTTTTTTGGGATCACCGCTATCAACCGCTGATTGCAATTGCTTTGAGCATTATTTTTTCCATGCTGGCTGTTACCACATTTGGGTCTCTACTGCCTATTGTTTTGCACAGCATCTCATTAGATCCCAAAGTCGCTGCAGGTCCCGTCGTTTTGATGCTCACAGATATTGTTGTAACAGCAATCTATTTAGGGATTTCAAGTAGTTTCCTGTTATATGGGTCTGGTAAAATTTAG
- a CDS encoding ribonuclease HII: MPPQQKRRKTSQEVDEQELKRLHTMATYEEKARRQGYKLVAGVDEAGRGPLAGPVVAAACILPPRFRVPGVNDSKKLTPQKRAQLFQEITTHPKVIYGVGIVATEIIDTINILQATIQAMLDAVNQLSSQPQTLLVDGLQLPHPVIPCQKLIHGDSLSLCIAAASIIAKETRDRLMVELDQQWPAYGFAQHKGYGTQQHLDALREHGPCPIHRKTFEPIKSMFAEALNCSIC, translated from the coding sequence GTGCCCCCGCAACAGAAGCGTAGAAAGACTTCTCAGGAAGTTGATGAGCAAGAACTTAAGAGGTTGCACACCATGGCAACATATGAAGAAAAAGCCCGTCGACAGGGATACAAGCTTGTAGCTGGAGTCGATGAAGCCGGTAGAGGTCCTCTCGCAGGACCTGTAGTTGCTGCTGCTTGTATCCTTCCCCCACGTTTTCGGGTTCCCGGGGTTAATGATAGTAAAAAATTAACTCCGCAGAAGCGTGCCCAATTATTTCAAGAAATTACAACACACCCAAAAGTCATTTATGGCGTAGGAATTGTTGCGACTGAGATCATTGATACGATCAATATTCTACAAGCGACGATTCAAGCTATGCTTGATGCCGTGAATCAACTTTCGAGTCAGCCTCAAACTTTGCTCGTTGATGGTTTACAACTCCCCCACCCCGTTATTCCTTGTCAAAAGCTTATTCATGGAGATTCCCTTTCTCTTTGTATTGCAGCAGCTTCCATAATCGCTAAAGAAACACGCGATCGCTTGATGGTTGAACTCGACCAACAATGGCCTGCCTATGGATTTGCGCAGCATAAAGGATATGGAACTCAACAACATCTAGATGCTCTTCGAGAGCATGGTCCCTGTCCTATTCACCGAAAGACATTTGAACCCATCAAATCGATGTTTGCGGAAGCATTAAATTGCAGCATATGTTAA
- the rplS gene encoding 50S ribosomal protein L19, with product MSKRALISKLEESQLKKDVTPFRVGDTVRVHIRIIEGQKERTQIFTGTVISRNGGGVAETFTVHRIAYGEGMQRVFPLNSPRISKIEVIKEGDVRRAKLYYLIGTSGKASKVKGKVGRSKRVVAPTKAIEENTEATASAPATEA from the coding sequence ATGAGCAAACGAGCTCTCATTAGCAAGCTGGAAGAAAGCCAGTTAAAAAAAGATGTGACCCCTTTTAGAGTGGGTGATACAGTGCGTGTACACATCCGCATTATCGAAGGGCAGAAAGAACGTACTCAGATTTTTACAGGTACAGTGATTTCCCGTAACGGAGGCGGCGTCGCAGAAACTTTCACGGTGCATCGTATTGCTTACGGTGAAGGTATGCAGCGTGTATTCCCTTTAAATAGTCCTCGAATCAGTAAGATCGAAGTGATTAAAGAAGGCGATGTTAGACGTGCAAAGCTTTATTATTTAATCGGTACTTCTGGAAAAGCATCCAAAGTTAAAGGCAAAGTTGGTCGTAGCAAACGCGTAGTAGCTCCAACAAAAGCAATCGAAGAAAATACTGAAGCGACTGCAAGTGCCCCCGCAACAGAAGCGTAG
- the rpsP gene encoding 30S ribosomal protein S16, with amino-acid sequence MALKIRLRQQGRTNRPFYRVVVTDCCAPRDGRYLEDLGWYNPGEAEADKNLLIRADRVQHWLNLGAQLTEKTESLVAQAAPSVLREQTEKKLALRAKEAAKRKQRKKGAA; translated from the coding sequence ATGGCGTTAAAAATTCGATTGCGACAACAAGGCCGGACAAATCGTCCATTTTATCGCGTTGTCGTAACAGACTGCTGTGCTCCACGCGATGGACGATATCTAGAAGATCTAGGCTGGTACAATCCAGGCGAAGCTGAAGCAGATAAAAACTTGCTCATTCGCGCAGATCGTGTACAGCATTGGCTAAATCTAGGAGCTCAGTTAACAGAAAAGACAGAAAGCCTCGTTGCGCAAGCAGCACCAAGCGTTCTTCGTGAGCAAACTGAAAAAAAATTAGCTCTTCGTGCTAAAGAAGCTGCAAAGCGTAAACAGCGCAAGAAAGGAGCTGCATAA
- the ffh gene encoding signal recognition particle protein, with amino-acid sequence MLGVLTEKMQGLISKLVGKKTLTEENIAEAMTEVRLALLDADVNYSVVKTLVKRVKEKAVGDVLIKSVSPGQQFIKIVHDELVALMGGAEAAVNLTGNPAVIMLCGLQGCGKTTHSAKLAKYLKRKNNCKNPLLVACDLQRPAAINQLQTLGAQIGVPVFTIPGEKDPVKVAQQALAQAKKENHDVLIVDTAGRLHVDEELMLQLEKVRDALQPGEILFVANAATGQDAVKVAAEFNARVAVTGTILTMLDGSTRGGAAISIKEVIGKPLKFEGIGEKLDDIQVFNPMSMADRILGMGDTINLVKKAQEHISEEDAKNLEKKIRSATFTYDDYLNQIQMIKKMGSLKSLFGMFPGASGLKLDDFDEKEFFKVEAMIQSMTPDERFEKVELSIPRRKRIVAGSGTKIDDINRLVKSFKQAKQFFKKLPNMKTLEKMMGGSLWR; translated from the coding sequence ATGCTAGGCGTATTGACAGAAAAAATGCAAGGTTTGATCTCGAAGCTCGTCGGAAAAAAGACGTTGACTGAAGAGAATATTGCGGAAGCTATGACAGAAGTGCGGTTAGCGCTATTGGATGCCGACGTCAATTATTCCGTCGTTAAGACGTTAGTTAAACGAGTGAAAGAAAAAGCTGTTGGAGACGTTTTAATTAAATCTGTTTCTCCTGGGCAACAATTCATCAAAATTGTGCACGATGAATTAGTCGCATTGATGGGAGGAGCTGAAGCTGCTGTTAACCTCACTGGAAATCCAGCAGTAATTATGCTTTGTGGATTACAAGGGTGTGGGAAGACAACACACTCCGCTAAGCTTGCTAAGTACCTGAAACGGAAAAACAATTGTAAAAACCCTTTGCTTGTCGCTTGTGACTTACAACGGCCTGCGGCTATTAACCAGCTGCAAACGCTAGGTGCGCAAATCGGAGTCCCTGTTTTTACGATTCCAGGCGAAAAAGATCCCGTGAAAGTGGCACAACAAGCTTTGGCACAAGCTAAAAAAGAAAATCACGATGTCTTGATAGTCGATACGGCTGGACGTTTACACGTTGATGAAGAACTGATGCTGCAACTTGAAAAAGTGCGCGATGCTCTTCAACCCGGTGAGATTTTATTTGTTGCGAATGCTGCAACAGGCCAAGACGCTGTAAAAGTTGCCGCAGAATTTAATGCTCGAGTTGCGGTAACTGGGACCATTTTAACGATGCTCGATGGAAGCACCCGAGGGGGAGCTGCCATTTCGATTAAAGAAGTCATTGGAAAGCCCCTCAAATTTGAAGGGATTGGAGAAAAACTCGACGATATTCAAGTTTTTAACCCAATGTCCATGGCAGATCGTATCTTGGGAATGGGCGATACGATCAATTTAGTCAAAAAAGCTCAAGAGCATATCAGTGAAGAAGACGCAAAGAATTTAGAAAAGAAAATTCGTTCCGCGACTTTTACTTACGATGACTACTTGAACCAGATCCAAATGATTAAAAAAATGGGATCTCTCAAGAGTCTATTCGGCATGTTTCCCGGTGCGAGTGGACTAAAATTAGATGATTTTGATGAAAAAGAATTCTTCAAAGTCGAAGCAATGATCCAATCTATGACTCCCGATGAGCGCTTCGAAAAAGTGGAATTATCCATTCCTCGACGCAAACGGATTGTGGCAGGAAGTGGAACTAAAATAGATGATATTAATCGCTTAGTGAAATCATTTAAGCAAGCTAAGCAATTTTTTAAAAAATTACCAAATATGAAAACTTTAGAAAAGATGATGGGAGGATCCCTATGGCGTTAA
- the prmC gene encoding peptide chain release factor N(5)-glutamine methyltransferase, with protein sequence MKTILEVLNLSTEYLLKQGISNARQQAVQLISDILHVVPIDLYLQFDRPLEDVELQKCREGLRRRGLREPLQYITGQVEFYDCSFKVNPAVLIPRNETEILADLIAQNLRQQDLSGKVLWDVCCGSGCLGISLKKKFPQLRVILADISDKALQVAKENSFLNRVDVEFVQGDFLQPFKGTQTDFLVCNPPYIPESDWESLEDEVKYEPKEALLGGADGLQFYKRLMTELPFFLKPLGKVWLEIGFNQGTAVQTLFEQNSRGCRWNICRFEKDWSGNDRFFFLENE encoded by the coding sequence ATGAAAACCATCTTAGAAGTTCTCAATCTTTCGACAGAATATCTCCTTAAGCAGGGAATTTCTAATGCAAGGCAGCAAGCTGTTCAATTAATCAGTGATATTTTACACGTTGTCCCCATTGATCTTTATTTGCAATTTGATCGCCCTCTAGAAGACGTGGAATTACAGAAATGTCGAGAAGGGTTGCGTCGGCGAGGATTGCGAGAGCCTTTACAGTATATTACAGGCCAAGTTGAGTTTTACGACTGCTCTTTTAAGGTCAATCCTGCTGTTTTGATTCCCCGAAATGAGACAGAGATTTTAGCAGATCTAATTGCGCAAAATTTACGTCAGCAGGATCTTTCAGGCAAAGTGCTATGGGATGTTTGTTGCGGATCCGGGTGTTTGGGGATCTCTCTAAAAAAGAAATTTCCTCAATTACGGGTGATTCTTGCAGATATTTCAGATAAAGCTTTGCAAGTTGCAAAAGAAAATAGCTTTCTCAATCGAGTTGATGTAGAATTTGTGCAAGGAGATTTTTTGCAGCCTTTTAAAGGGACTCAAACAGATTTTCTCGTGTGTAATCCTCCCTATATCCCAGAATCTGACTGGGAATCTTTGGAAGATGAAGTGAAGTATGAACCAAAAGAAGCCTTGCTAGGCGGTGCTGATGGATTGCAGTTTTATAAGCGACTGATGACAGAGCTTCCATTTTTTTTAAAACCATTAGGAAAGGTTTGGTTGGAGATTGGTTTTAACCAAGGAACAGCCGTACAGACCCTCTTTGAGCAAAATTCAAGGGGGTGTCGATGGAATATTTGTCGCTTCGAGAAAGATTGGTCTGGGAATGACCGATTCTTTTTCCTTGAAAATGAATGA
- the prfA gene encoding peptide chain release factor 1: protein MEAKITKLLSKLPDLEEALGNPEVFQDQKRYRALTQEHAYLSELKSVWEKMVKSNKQIEDNQEMLADEANAELKEVLEEDTRNLRSLVEKLQVDLENLLVPPDPNDHRNTIVELRAGTGGDEAALFVGDCVRMYKLYADSKGWRYELLSCTPSEMGGFKEYVMVLSGQNVYRFLHYEGGTHRVQRVPETEAQGRVHTSAMTVAILLEPDEDTEVVIDEKDLRVDTYRSSGAGGQHVNTTDSAVRLTHNPTGIVVYCQEERSQHKNKEKAMRLLKAKIVEAEQRKKQEEIASNRSQQVGSGDRSERIRTYNFPQNRITDHRINLTRYNLDRVMEGDLDEITLALVTHFHQEKLKL, encoded by the coding sequence ATGGAAGCCAAAATCACAAAACTTCTTTCAAAGTTGCCTGATCTTGAAGAGGCCCTGGGAAATCCAGAGGTTTTTCAAGATCAAAAGCGCTATCGAGCTTTGACTCAAGAGCATGCATATTTAAGTGAGTTAAAATCTGTTTGGGAAAAAATGGTTAAATCCAACAAGCAGATCGAAGATAACCAAGAGATGCTTGCCGATGAAGCTAATGCCGAACTGAAAGAAGTTTTGGAAGAAGACACGCGCAATTTACGAAGTTTAGTGGAAAAATTACAGGTAGATTTAGAAAATCTTCTTGTGCCTCCCGATCCAAATGACCATCGCAATACCATTGTGGAATTACGCGCTGGAACAGGCGGAGATGAGGCTGCTCTTTTTGTGGGTGATTGTGTGCGCATGTATAAGCTCTATGCGGATTCCAAAGGATGGCGCTACGAGCTTCTTTCTTGCACCCCATCCGAAATGGGTGGTTTTAAAGAATATGTCATGGTTTTGTCTGGGCAAAACGTTTATCGCTTCCTTCATTATGAAGGGGGAACTCATCGTGTTCAGCGCGTCCCAGAAACAGAAGCCCAGGGACGTGTGCATACGTCTGCCATGACAGTGGCTATTTTGCTCGAGCCAGATGAAGACACAGAGGTTGTGATTGATGAAAAAGATCTAAGGGTCGACACTTATCGATCCTCTGGTGCAGGTGGTCAGCACGTCAATACCACGGATAGTGCGGTGCGTTTAACGCACAATCCAACCGGAATTGTCGTTTATTGCCAAGAAGAGCGTAGTCAGCATAAAAACAAAGAAAAAGCTATGCGGCTTTTGAAAGCAAAGATTGTGGAAGCTGAGCAGAGGAAAAAGCAGGAAGAGATTGCTTCTAATCGTTCACAGCAAGTGGGTTCAGGGGACCGCTCAGAGCGTATTCGAACCTATAATTTTCCGCAAAATCGAATTACAGATCATCGCATCAATTTAACGCGTTATAACTTAGATCGCGTGATGGAAGGGGATTTAGATGAGATCACGCTTGCGTTGGTCACGCATTTCCATCAAGAAAAATTGAAGTTATAA
- a CDS encoding type B 50S ribosomal protein L31 — protein MKKNTHPKYQKILFVDSATGHRFVCGSTLQPKEKEVFEGTEYPAYRVPVSSASHPFFTGSKQFVDSEGRVDKFKKRYMSKAQKNADEQKANDDEQ, from the coding sequence ATGAAAAAAAATACACATCCAAAATATCAGAAAATTTTGTTTGTTGATTCTGCGACAGGTCATCGATTTGTTTGTGGTTCTACTTTGCAGCCAAAAGAAAAAGAAGTATTTGAAGGTACAGAATACCCAGCTTACCGTGTTCCTGTTTCTTCTGCTTCCCACCCATTTTTTACAGGAAGTAAACAGTTTGTTGATTCCGAAGGTCGTGTGGATAAATTTAAAAAACGTTATATGTCAAAAGCTCAGAAAAATGCCGATGAGCAAAAAGCAAATGATGATGAGCAATAA
- a CDS encoding ubiquitin carboxyl-terminal hydrolase, whose amino-acid sequence MPTVFGQFFSRDHWKNPFTIQVTSVTDQTKIEEAKIGVGKRITVIFLAVTSGVFTLGILAAPVFFLSASAFKNLELYQRRKATKLSGQPGNHQNVPKPGQPTTPKPANDADASSKPTTEQPVKSDKPTSTATSPTIQAPPPPSTPKPNRKRQSKNPQSTNLTPASQTQKLTPTKSKQPNTSKHIHVLTIPEGQDLPLPPPTGIKVGLTNLANTCWLNSSLKFMASTVFWDQIYAMEVNDASLHMTTSEEVVEKFQKDLKDFLSALQNRYHTTKEERDQLRNFVRDYNLLFSKTDLFTVGSKLKPSADFQRRLKNLITNLGQENDAGDNERLITPENQELIGDLVNNNWTTLFDTALIKHAINQNNRYQDKIRDFQKALKNMIYTLRTQEGYIDRSACQKFERLVTNLMRDDTAAGTGGQMDANEFFLTLQRVFDLKDESKNDFFRSVTLYQPIKQNAPLQVDHPLQKTKDNAHFPSFDTSTPIFKITIVPEDAHSKFPISFMEALHNPDITTVRADFAIENEPVELLAEGTEFKTENYPVHLPPLLNLFFPRVVSVVKNGRVVIENGGIKQERCNRPYDIDNNGRITLEEYEAEAIGQYEREPWNISPKNLCTYEICSAIVHGGSSRSGHYVSIQKTENGQYLYHSDRDVRFLSAEEALKKIRNEATFLQFRRVETRPFSKADKLLSLTRGQE is encoded by the coding sequence ATGCCTACTGTTTTTGGTCAATTTTTTTCGAGGGATCATTGGAAAAATCCTTTTACTATTCAGGTTACCTCCGTCACAGATCAAACAAAAATAGAGGAAGCAAAAATCGGTGTAGGAAAAAGAATCACAGTGATTTTTCTTGCTGTAACAAGCGGTGTCTTTACCCTTGGAATTTTGGCTGCGCCTGTTTTCTTTCTTTCGGCCTCGGCTTTTAAAAATTTAGAATTATATCAAAGAAGAAAAGCAACCAAGCTTTCAGGCCAGCCGGGTAACCATCAGAATGTTCCCAAACCAGGACAACCAACCACCCCTAAACCAGCAAATGATGCTGATGCTTCTTCAAAACCAACAACAGAGCAACCTGTTAAGTCAGATAAACCGACTTCGACAGCGACATCCCCTACAATTCAAGCCCCACCACCCCCAAGCACACCCAAACCAAATCGCAAAAGACAGTCAAAAAATCCACAATCCACTAATCTTACGCCAGCTTCTCAAACACAGAAACTGACCCCAACAAAATCTAAACAGCCGAATACATCTAAGCATATTCATGTTTTGACAATCCCTGAAGGCCAAGACCTTCCACTTCCACCGCCTACCGGTATCAAAGTTGGATTAACAAATCTAGCAAATACATGCTGGTTAAATTCCTCTCTAAAATTTATGGCCAGCACAGTTTTTTGGGATCAGATTTACGCCATGGAAGTGAACGATGCGAGTTTACATATGACAACCTCTGAAGAGGTTGTAGAAAAGTTCCAAAAAGATTTAAAAGATTTTCTGTCTGCGTTACAAAATCGATATCACACTACCAAAGAAGAGCGGGACCAGTTGCGCAACTTTGTTAGAGATTACAACTTACTTTTCTCTAAAACAGATCTCTTTACAGTCGGGTCCAAATTAAAGCCAAGTGCCGATTTTCAAAGACGCTTAAAAAATCTTATTACAAATTTAGGCCAAGAAAATGATGCTGGAGACAATGAAAGGCTTATCACACCAGAAAATCAAGAATTAATCGGAGACTTGGTCAATAATAACTGGACAACACTTTTTGATACTGCTCTGATTAAACACGCAATTAACCAGAATAATCGTTACCAAGATAAAATCCGCGATTTTCAAAAAGCCCTCAAAAACATGATCTATACTTTAAGAACGCAAGAGGGGTATATTGATAGAAGTGCGTGTCAAAAATTCGAGAGATTGGTGACAAATCTTATGCGCGATGACACTGCGGCGGGAACCGGAGGGCAAATGGATGCAAACGAATTTTTCCTTACCCTACAGAGAGTTTTTGATCTTAAAGACGAAAGCAAAAATGACTTTTTCCGAAGTGTGACACTTTATCAACCAATCAAACAAAATGCTCCCCTACAAGTGGATCATCCACTTCAAAAGACCAAAGATAACGCCCACTTTCCTTCTTTTGATACTTCAACGCCAATCTTTAAAATAACGATTGTGCCTGAAGATGCCCATTCAAAATTCCCCATTTCTTTTATGGAAGCTTTACATAATCCCGATATAACGACCGTTCGAGCTGATTTTGCCATAGAAAACGAACCTGTAGAACTACTGGCAGAGGGAACTGAATTTAAAACAGAGAATTACCCTGTGCATTTGCCTCCATTGTTAAATCTTTTCTTCCCTAGAGTTGTTTCTGTCGTAAAAAATGGAAGAGTCGTCATTGAAAATGGAGGAATCAAGCAGGAGAGATGCAATCGCCCCTATGACATCGATAACAATGGTCGCATCACACTGGAAGAATACGAAGCTGAAGCAATCGGTCAATATGAGCGTGAACCTTGGAATATTTCGCCAAAAAATCTATGTACTTACGAAATTTGCTCCGCGATTGTCCATGGAGGATCCAGTCGTAGTGGACATTATGTATCTATCCAGAAAACCGAGAATGGGCAATACCTTTACCACAGTGATAGAGACGTTAGATTCCTATCTGCTGAAGAAGCTTTGAAGAAAATACGCAACGAAGCTACTTTTTTGCAATTTAGACGAGTCGAAACTAGACCTTTTTCAAAAGCTGATAAACTACTAAGTCTGACTAGAGGTCAGGAATAA
- a CDS encoding rhomboid family intramembrane serine protease — MRPTTLYSQFGPEWTPPLIKQLIIAIASVSIICALLHPLFAHVFGVLSPAQWLSLSKYGMSNYFIWQPLTYPFIQEGTFYGISLSYLISLCFNMYILWVVGTAVMERINNRGFILLATSAAILSGLMGLLAMYIGGSNGYLSGPAPIILALFVVWTCLYSESEILLFFVFPIKTKWLLAGVAGILLLISLSHADGVSLLFYGTGMLVGYLYAVTVLGLRTPFSWTHPLDDRLTIWYDHGMKFFRRWFKKSDQESSKAKIFDIKSGDPVFNDDDQFIDAMLTKISRDGEKSLSAGERRRMREISERKNQKVN, encoded by the coding sequence ATGAGACCTACAACCCTATATTCCCAGTTTGGACCGGAGTGGACACCTCCGCTCATTAAGCAATTGATTATCGCAATCGCAAGTGTTAGCATTATTTGCGCACTTTTACATCCTTTATTTGCCCATGTATTTGGCGTGCTTTCTCCCGCACAATGGTTGAGTCTTTCTAAGTATGGAATGTCAAATTATTTTATATGGCAACCCTTGACTTACCCATTCATCCAAGAAGGGACTTTCTATGGAATTAGCTTGTCCTACCTAATCTCTCTTTGTTTTAACATGTACATTTTGTGGGTTGTGGGAACTGCCGTCATGGAGCGGATTAACAACCGCGGTTTTATTTTGCTGGCCACATCGGCTGCAATTCTAAGTGGATTGATGGGTTTGTTAGCGATGTATATCGGGGGATCAAATGGTTACCTATCCGGACCTGCCCCCATTATTCTAGCTCTATTTGTTGTATGGACTTGTCTATACTCTGAAAGTGAAATCCTGCTGTTTTTCGTATTCCCCATCAAAACAAAATGGCTTCTTGCAGGTGTTGCTGGCATTCTATTGCTTATATCACTTTCCCACGCCGATGGTGTCTCGCTGTTATTTTATGGAACAGGCATGCTGGTCGGTTATCTTTATGCTGTTACCGTATTAGGCCTACGCACCCCTTTTTCTTGGACGCACCCACTGGATGATCGGCTTACCATTTGGTACGATCACGGAATGAAATTCTTCAGAAGATGGTTTAAAAAAAGCGATCAAGAGTCAAGTAAAGCAAAAATCTTCGATATTAAATCTGGGGATCCTGTTTTTAATGATGATGATCAGTTTATTGATGCTATGCTAACAAAAATTTCTCGTGATGGAGAAAAATCTTTAAGTGCGGGCGAAAGAAGACGCATGCGAGAAATCTCTGAGCGTAAAAATCAAAAAGTCAATTAA
- a CDS encoding MORN repeat-containing protein, whose translation MTSIRSYIGHFSAQKTLFPEKSTGKNKNRISFDGLKSDPRFSIALKSLKLYSAINQPKIRFWEGAVLLKVVVENPQEQGCFKEAYVKVNASSLRKKFGITQKEFNAEKKRYGIDLTTYISTKIEEKIALKGTFSGFEGAKENADGNFNGLGRYVDSEREYEGHFKNNELNGNGVIVYKDRNSGAIQAIYEGKVKKDKHHGRGILKCTATKEETCEHTYVGQFRETLFKGTITYSSGKKYVGECQSGKYHGKGELRYNDGCKEKGEFKDGDLYNGILSYKKGKKYRYVNGLQQQQPEKSLSEKILNFLKGKKISK comes from the coding sequence ATGACATCTATTAGATCTTATATAGGACATTTTTCAGCTCAAAAGACATTGTTTCCAGAAAAAAGTACTGGAAAGAATAAAAACCGTATTTCTTTTGACGGATTAAAAAGTGATCCCAGGTTTTCAATTGCCTTGAAGTCTTTAAAACTTTACTCGGCTATTAATCAGCCAAAGATTCGTTTCTGGGAGGGAGCTGTTTTACTAAAAGTTGTAGTGGAAAACCCTCAAGAACAAGGTTGTTTTAAAGAAGCATATGTTAAAGTCAATGCAAGTAGTTTACGAAAAAAATTTGGAATAACTCAAAAAGAATTTAATGCAGAGAAGAAAAGATATGGAATCGATTTAACCACGTATATTTCTACAAAAATCGAAGAAAAAATTGCACTGAAAGGGACCTTTTCTGGTTTTGAAGGCGCAAAAGAAAATGCTGATGGAAACTTTAATGGGCTGGGCAGATACGTAGATAGTGAAAGGGAATATGAGGGGCACTTTAAAAACAACGAACTTAATGGTAATGGAGTGATTGTTTATAAGGATAGAAATAGTGGTGCCATTCAAGCTATCTACGAGGGGAAAGTTAAGAAAGACAAACACCATGGACGTGGAATTTTAAAGTGCACAGCTACTAAAGAAGAAACCTGTGAACACACATATGTTGGACAATTTAGAGAGACGCTTTTTAAGGGAACTATAACTTATTCTTCAGGTAAGAAGTACGTAGGAGAATGTCAGTCTGGCAAATATCATGGAAAGGGCGAATTGCGATACAATGATGGTTGTAAAGAGAAGGGTGAATTTAAAGATGGTGACCTTTATAATGGAATTTTAAGTTATAAAAAGGGCAAAAAATATAGATATGTTAACGGTTTGCAGCAGCAGCAGCCCGAAAAAAGTTTAAGTGAGAAAATTTTAAATTTCTTAAAAGGAAAAAAGATTTCTAAGTAA